One genomic region from Candidatus Xiphinematobacter sp. encodes:
- a CDS encoding 4-hydroxy-3-methylbut-2-enyl diphosphate reductase — protein MGKGFDIRSTDNLSVRAMNLRTPEIMGRVQAQVEEHYRSSLVERIRSNQGTLKVGRTTIHLAKKFGFCYGVERAIDLTYAARRVFQGERIFILGEIIHNPEVNRQMRTLGIQSLPVNSVHPDLNTLRKEDVVIVPAFGIPVMLLRRIRQIGCRIVDTTCGDVMSVWKRVQKNASESITSVIHGKAYHEETQATASYALGKGASHFLIVLNLEETEVICRYIRKGGRKSSFLRSFQGAFSPGFDPDLHLRRVGVANQTTMLKMETEAVQRRIRNAIMDRDGGSEGNFRSFDTICGATQERQDALFSLLHSKQLHLLLVIGGYNSSNTAHLAEIGNTSELPTYFIHNSQCLESASLIRHFHVAFRRETRTMEWLPNTPLQIGITAGASCPNNLIEEVIRRLLDLRGEALQQTEPDPGSDAPKKDQSRHQNHPRPLPSFRKWKESSDGPRFGKAGTSTNAF, from the coding sequence ATGGGAAAAGGGTTTGACATTCGTTCAACAGACAATCTATCTGTTCGTGCGATGAATCTCCGCACGCCAGAGATAATGGGGCGAGTGCAAGCTCAGGTAGAAGAGCATTACCGGAGCTCCTTAGTAGAGCGTATCCGCTCCAATCAAGGCACTCTTAAAGTAGGCCGCACTACTATCCATCTGGCAAAGAAATTTGGATTCTGCTACGGCGTTGAACGCGCCATAGATCTCACCTACGCAGCCCGCAGGGTCTTCCAGGGGGAGAGAATCTTTATCCTTGGCGAAATTATACACAACCCTGAGGTCAACCGCCAGATGCGTACGCTAGGAATCCAGAGCCTCCCCGTCAATAGCGTACATCCGGATCTTAACACCCTCAGGAAGGAAGACGTAGTAATTGTTCCGGCTTTTGGCATTCCCGTAATGCTTCTCAGACGCATTAGACAAATTGGCTGCCGAATTGTGGATACCACTTGCGGGGATGTAATGAGTGTATGGAAACGGGTGCAGAAGAACGCCAGCGAGAGCATTACCTCTGTCATCCACGGAAAAGCCTATCATGAGGAAACCCAAGCTACAGCTTCCTATGCCCTAGGAAAAGGTGCTAGCCACTTCCTTATTGTCTTAAACTTGGAGGAAACGGAGGTCATCTGTAGATATATACGAAAAGGGGGAAGAAAAAGTAGCTTCTTACGTTCTTTTCAAGGGGCATTTTCGCCTGGATTTGATCCAGATCTCCACTTAAGAAGAGTGGGAGTGGCCAATCAAACCACTATGCTCAAGATGGAAACAGAGGCAGTTCAGCGCCGCATTCGGAATGCCATCATGGACCGTGACGGAGGTTCGGAAGGGAACTTCCGTTCCTTTGACACCATCTGCGGTGCAACTCAAGAACGTCAGGATGCTCTATTTAGTCTACTTCATTCGAAGCAGCTACATCTTCTTTTAGTTATTGGCGGGTATAACAGTTCTAACACGGCTCATCTCGCAGAGATCGGCAACACGTCGGAACTGCCTACATACTTCATTCATAATAGCCAGTGTTTGGAATCTGCGAGCCTCATTCGTCATTTCCATGTAGCCTTTAGGAGAGAGACAAGAACCATGGAGTGGCTTCCGAACACCCCTTTACAAATCGGGATCACCGCAGGCGCCAGTTGCCCCAATAACCTTATCGAGGAGGTGATCCGGCGACTGCTTGATCTGCGAGGAGAGGCACTACAGCAAACAGAACCAGACCCTGGGTCAGACGCCCCCAAAAAGGACCAGTCTAGACACCAAAACCACCCACGACCCCTCCCTTCTTTCCGTAAGTGGAAAGAGAGTTCAGACGGACCCCGTTTCGGAAAGGCCGGAACCTCTACGAATGCTTTCTAA
- a CDS encoding cobalamin biosynthesis protein CbiX produces the protein MVLRDSALIVVGHGSTVNPDSSTPTRTHTARIRKCNIFREVVCCFWKEEPSMREVYHMLDSKEIFVVPNFISEGYFTKTVIPRELELDGVLTRRGGLCIRYCPPAGSHPKMTDLLLRQASKIAAGVPRAQTSLIIVGHGTRLDNNSAVAVRKQVSCISAAGFYPQVIPAYMEEPPLVSEWDELSKYPFVVVIPFFVSDGLHSYQDIPALLGITSKTATKAGQAEVFWSNPHTLRGRKLFYGSSIGTEPLFADVIVDQAVQWNPSWWQDVQF, from the coding sequence ATGGTACTTCGCGATTCTGCCCTCATTGTTGTAGGCCACGGTTCTACGGTAAACCCCGATTCTAGTACGCCCACACGGACCCATACAGCTCGTATCCGGAAGTGCAACATTTTCCGGGAGGTGGTCTGCTGTTTTTGGAAGGAAGAGCCCTCCATGCGGGAAGTGTACCACATGCTCGATTCCAAAGAAATCTTTGTCGTGCCTAACTTTATTAGCGAAGGGTATTTTACCAAGACTGTTATTCCGCGTGAGTTAGAGTTGGATGGTGTACTTACAAGGAGAGGCGGACTTTGCATTAGGTACTGTCCTCCAGCAGGGAGTCATCCGAAGATGACTGATCTGCTGCTCCGCCAGGCATCAAAGATTGCAGCTGGAGTTCCCAGAGCGCAAACTAGCCTTATTATTGTTGGACATGGGACCAGGCTCGACAATAATTCGGCTGTAGCTGTCAGGAAACAGGTTTCCTGCATCAGCGCAGCCGGCTTTTATCCACAAGTTATCCCGGCTTATATGGAGGAACCTCCCCTGGTGTCAGAGTGGGATGAGCTCAGTAAGTACCCTTTTGTGGTAGTAATTCCATTCTTCGTCTCTGATGGACTGCACAGCTATCAAGACATTCCAGCTTTATTAGGAATTACCTCAAAAACTGCAACCAAAGCAGGTCAAGCCGAGGTCTTTTGGAGCAACCCTCACACTTTGCGTGGTCGAAAGTTGTTTTATGGTAGCTCCATTGGAACGGAACCTCTATTTGCCGATGTCATTGTGGATCAAGCAGTGCAGTGGAATCCGAGTTGGTGGCAGGACGTGCAATTTTGA
- a CDS encoding glycosyltransferase family 9 protein yields the protein MRRQKDRRQMPADDFTSRIGEKACKSKVDPVGKFTILTSKTILAELPIDAIYHHNFPMKILKILCFQLKCIGDLLLTTPALVALARAYPEAEIHVAVDKAFSSLFPCLPVHRIHPLRGGGGSVWMDLLREQYDVCLDFNSSDRSAFASFLINSPLKITYSQFALRPFRKKIYNVFVSSVPSQRHTADFHADLLTPLGIQCEDTSLSIRLPVGVLREADALLEKLHVASPFVIVHPGTLRREKYWFNERWLAVIRHFREYHGLPVLLTGSSSYRERKHLKGLTACKGVHWHDLTGKLNLSQFAALISRARLLCGVDSAPIHLADAFSVPCVALFGPTNPFQWRPRNPHSRTLTPRSTGSHCPQDQVGAMEDISADMVISAIDGMLTNISVTSHALKIARPATNSDSTALLDPQ from the coding sequence ATGAGGAGACAAAAAGACAGAAGACAGATGCCTGCCGACGATTTTACCAGTCGAATTGGAGAGAAAGCTTGCAAATCTAAGGTAGATCCCGTTGGTAAATTTACCATCCTAACTTCTAAAACCATCCTTGCTGAACTGCCAATCGACGCGATTTATCACCACAACTTCCCAATGAAGATCCTGAAGATCCTTTGCTTTCAACTGAAGTGTATAGGAGATCTCCTCCTGACTACACCCGCTCTCGTAGCCCTTGCACGAGCCTACCCAGAGGCAGAGATCCACGTTGCTGTTGATAAGGCCTTTTCTTCTCTCTTCCCTTGCCTACCAGTACATCGTATCCATCCCCTGCGAGGGGGGGGGGGCTCTGTTTGGATGGACCTCCTCCGTGAGCAATATGACGTTTGCCTGGACTTTAACTCAAGTGATCGCTCCGCATTCGCCTCCTTTCTTATCAACTCTCCGCTAAAAATTACTTACTCGCAATTTGCATTGCGCCCGTTCCGAAAAAAAATCTACAACGTCTTTGTTTCCTCCGTTCCAAGCCAGCGGCACACTGCCGACTTTCATGCTGATCTTCTCACTCCTTTGGGCATACAATGCGAGGACACCTCCTTGAGCATTCGTCTGCCTGTGGGAGTACTCCGAGAAGCCGACGCTCTGCTAGAGAAACTTCACGTTGCGTCTCCATTTGTCATCGTTCATCCTGGTACGCTCCGAAGGGAAAAATATTGGTTCAACGAACGTTGGTTAGCTGTAATTCGCCACTTCCGCGAGTACCACGGTTTGCCAGTCCTTCTAACAGGCTCCTCTTCCTACAGAGAACGGAAGCATTTAAAAGGCCTAACCGCCTGTAAGGGAGTACATTGGCATGACCTTACTGGGAAATTAAACCTTTCTCAATTCGCTGCACTCATTTCCAGAGCTCGTTTACTGTGTGGAGTAGACTCTGCTCCGATCCACCTCGCCGACGCTTTTTCCGTACCGTGTGTTGCGTTATTTGGTCCCACCAACCCTTTCCAATGGCGTCCGAGAAACCCGCACTCCCGGACTTTGACCCCTCGGAGCACAGGTTCACATTGCCCACAAGATCAAGTGGGGGCTATGGAAGATATTTCTGCAGATATGGTTATTTCAGCCATTGACGGCATGCTCACAAATATTTCTGTCACCTCTCACGCTCTCAAAATTGCACGTCCTGCCACCAACTCGGATTCCACTGCACTGCTTGATCCACAATGA
- a CDS encoding glycosyltransferase family 4 protein, translating into MRIALARRGYSSTGGAEAYLSRLAQGLVENGEEVVLYSSNEWPVRAWPYGKIRCISGDTPLRFARALRTQKRDFDCLLSLERVLRCDVYRAGDGVHASWLCRRRKFEPAWKAWFRSLNSKHREILKLERFAFNPCCTALVITNSRMVLEEILRYYNFPRERIMLIPNGVWPQPVSSKDRMYIRSRYGLSSKEIVVLFAGTGWQRKGLRFAVEAVRALRGQAKLLVVGQGPSRHTPPHTIFAGPASCITPFYAAADVFLLPTVYDPSSNACLEALASGLPVITTPSNGFSELLGNEELGNVVEVGNVGSLTAALERWLPQEKRATGRRARVEAAAAFSVEKNVQRTLDAIKTTVGL; encoded by the coding sequence ATGCGAATAGCCTTGGCCCGTCGTGGCTACTCTTCCACTGGGGGGGCGGAAGCATACTTATCTCGGTTAGCGCAGGGATTGGTGGAAAATGGGGAGGAGGTAGTACTTTACAGTTCAAATGAGTGGCCAGTAAGGGCTTGGCCCTACGGGAAAATTCGCTGTATTTCTGGTGATACTCCTCTGAGATTTGCACGGGCTCTCCGTACTCAAAAACGAGACTTTGACTGTCTGTTGAGCTTAGAGAGAGTTCTAAGATGCGACGTTTACCGTGCAGGAGACGGGGTACACGCCTCTTGGCTGTGCAGGAGGAGAAAGTTTGAGCCTGCTTGGAAAGCCTGGTTCCGATCTCTGAATTCTAAGCACAGGGAGATTTTAAAGCTGGAACGGTTTGCTTTTAATCCCTGTTGTACGGCGCTGGTAATTACAAACTCGCGGATGGTTTTGGAGGAAATTCTAAGGTACTATAATTTTCCAAGAGAGCGTATCATGCTGATTCCAAATGGGGTTTGGCCTCAGCCAGTTTCCTCAAAAGACCGTATGTATATCCGAAGTCGGTATGGCTTATCTTCTAAAGAAATAGTGGTACTTTTCGCTGGGACTGGTTGGCAACGCAAGGGATTGCGCTTTGCGGTGGAGGCGGTCCGTGCCTTGAGGGGGCAAGCAAAACTATTGGTGGTAGGGCAAGGACCTTCAAGACACACTCCCCCTCATACTATATTCGCTGGTCCAGCCTCTTGTATTACACCATTTTATGCAGCGGCAGATGTTTTCCTTCTACCAACTGTTTATGATCCCTCCTCAAATGCTTGCTTGGAGGCACTCGCATCTGGACTACCGGTAATTACCACTCCTTCCAATGGTTTTTCGGAATTGCTTGGCAATGAGGAGCTTGGAAATGTGGTAGAGGTTGGCAACGTGGGCAGCCTCACTGCAGCGCTAGAGCGATGGTTACCGCAAGAGAAGCGGGCAACTGGTCGGCGTGCGCGGGTGGAGGCCGCAGCCGCTTTTTCCGTGGAAAAGAATGTTCAGAGAACTCTAGATGCAATTAAAACTACTGTTGGTCTTTAG
- a CDS encoding haloacid dehalogenase-like hydrolase — protein sequence MDAEENFSRHLFLFDIDGTLLTSAHAGKYALRDSMQSQFGVREDFTGISLAGATDGTIAKALLAKNGIPVTQENTTRLLEGYLRHLGKRIRYHPGSLMPGVLELLQHLHSRPDCILGLLTGNLVRGAEIKLAFYDAWHFFEFGAFADDHDDRNELGNVARVRARKIHGFEFPSKHIYVVGDTPNDISCGKAINAYTVAIATGEYSVEELSQCQPDFLFKSLLDTKKVLRSLLG from the coding sequence ATGGATGCAGAGGAGAATTTTTCCAGACACCTGTTTCTTTTTGACATTGATGGTACTCTCCTTACTTCTGCTCATGCCGGCAAGTATGCGCTGAGGGATAGTATGCAGAGTCAGTTCGGTGTAAGGGAAGATTTTACTGGCATCTCTCTCGCTGGGGCTACAGACGGGACAATCGCTAAGGCTTTACTAGCTAAAAATGGGATACCTGTTACTCAAGAGAATACTACCCGTCTACTGGAAGGATATCTGAGGCACCTTGGTAAGCGTATCCGATACCATCCGGGAAGTCTCATGCCGGGAGTCCTAGAGCTGCTCCAACATCTGCACTCACGTCCTGACTGCATTCTAGGTCTTCTTACCGGAAATCTCGTGCGAGGCGCCGAAATCAAGCTGGCATTTTATGATGCATGGCACTTCTTTGAGTTTGGTGCCTTTGCAGATGATCACGACGATCGCAACGAGCTTGGAAATGTTGCTCGTGTCCGCGCTCGTAAGATCCATGGATTCGAGTTCCCGTCGAAGCATATTTACGTCGTTGGAGATACCCCTAACGATATTAGTTGTGGGAAAGCCATCAATGCATATACCGTGGCAATTGCCACGGGGGAATATTCTGTAGAAGAACTGTCTCAATGCCAACCAGACTTTCTTTTTAAAAGCCTGCTGGATACAAAAAAGGTGCTCCGCTCACTGCTTGGATGA
- a CDS encoding translation initiation factor IF-3 — protein sequence MRVNERIRASEVRVILASTNEQLGVMKFGDALCKAKDLGLDLVEVAPTATPPVCRITNYGKFRYDLSKQERDRKPHGTKVKEIKFRVNIDQHDYCTKLRHAEDFLDKNNKLKIYLQFRGREMAHKELGMLLIERVRSDLLTMAHVDMEPKLVGRAISMTLSPLPISKRKRKFLEGS from the coding sequence ATCCGCGTCAACGAACGTATCCGCGCTAGTGAGGTTCGCGTTATCTTAGCTTCTACCAACGAGCAGCTTGGTGTGATGAAGTTTGGAGATGCCTTGTGCAAGGCTAAGGATCTGGGATTAGATCTCGTGGAGGTAGCTCCTACGGCTACCCCGCCGGTTTGTCGGATTACAAACTATGGAAAATTTCGATACGATCTCTCCAAGCAAGAGAGAGATCGCAAGCCTCACGGTACTAAGGTTAAAGAAATTAAGTTTCGCGTCAATATCGACCAGCATGACTATTGCACCAAGCTGCGCCATGCCGAAGATTTTCTTGATAAAAACAATAAGTTGAAAATTTACCTGCAGTTTCGAGGACGTGAAATGGCTCATAAAGAGCTTGGAATGCTCCTAATAGAGCGTGTTCGTTCCGACCTGCTAACCATGGCGCATGTGGATATGGAGCCGAAACTTGTCGGACGGGCAATCTCTATGACCCTTAGTCCGCTTCCTATTTCCAAGCGCAAAAGGAAATTCTTAGAGGGAAGCTAA
- a CDS encoding threonine--tRNA ligase, producing the protein MTDLERLRHSCAHVLATAILRLWPNAQLAVGPPVRDGFYYDVELNHRVTPEDLPILEKEMRAIISMNQPFESRKISHGEALRLGQIGRLAALSERSVSSKFKIDILSGISKEEAITLYKNGDFIDLCAGPHVSSTGEVGAFKLTHLASVFYRGDKHNAQLQRVYGTAFRTQEEMDTYFSLLKEARKRDHRKLGRDLSLFLIDEEVGPGLILWPPAGAIIRQELQNFISRELRLQKYQQVFTPHIARLNLFRTSGHFPHFAQSQFPPLIENETLFTLAKESCSCAELTNHIQENSVDGFLLKPMNCPMHIRIFASRPRSYRELPIRLAEFGTVYRWEQSGELSGMTRVRGFTQDDAHIFCTEEQIDTEIQSCLLLVHKVLETFSMQGYRIRIGLRDPSAKYIGSSENWSRAEKACRDAVVKLGIAYSEEFGEAAFYGPKTDFVVKDVLNREWQLGTIQVDFNLPLRCGLSYTGRDGKSHVPVMIHRAPFGSLERFVGILIEHFAGSFPLWIAPEQVRILPISDKCFAFAQSTAEVLLGSSIRTSVDVSSERISSKIRLAQLEKVPYMLIVGGNEQASRKVSVRSRKYGREGTMSIGEFQQRIQCEIESCSL; encoded by the coding sequence ATGACTGATCTTGAAAGGCTTCGACATTCTTGTGCCCATGTTCTTGCTACTGCCATCCTCCGCCTTTGGCCAAATGCTCAACTGGCTGTAGGTCCACCCGTAAGAGATGGCTTCTACTATGATGTCGAGCTGAATCACCGGGTCACTCCGGAGGACCTTCCCATTCTCGAGAAAGAAATGCGTGCCATCATCAGTATGAACCAGCCCTTTGAATCTAGAAAAATTAGCCACGGGGAGGCCCTGCGACTTGGCCAAATTGGTCGACTTGCGGCCTTAAGTGAGCGTTCAGTTAGCAGTAAGTTCAAGATTGATATCCTGAGCGGCATATCCAAGGAGGAGGCTATTACTCTCTACAAGAATGGCGACTTTATAGATCTTTGCGCTGGGCCACACGTCTCTTCTACTGGTGAGGTTGGAGCTTTTAAGCTTACACATCTTGCTAGCGTTTTTTACCGAGGAGATAAGCACAATGCTCAGCTTCAGCGAGTCTACGGCACAGCTTTCCGCACACAAGAAGAAATGGATACCTACTTTTCTCTGTTAAAGGAGGCCAGAAAGCGGGACCATAGAAAGCTTGGTAGGGATCTGTCCCTTTTTCTGATTGATGAAGAAGTCGGCCCAGGTCTTATTCTTTGGCCGCCAGCAGGCGCTATCATCCGTCAAGAACTCCAAAACTTCATCAGTAGGGAGCTTCGCTTACAGAAATACCAGCAGGTTTTTACCCCACACATTGCGAGACTGAACCTCTTTCGTACCTCAGGTCACTTCCCTCACTTCGCACAGTCTCAGTTTCCCCCTCTCATTGAGAATGAAACCTTGTTTACTCTCGCAAAGGAGAGTTGCTCTTGTGCTGAACTCACCAATCATATTCAGGAAAATAGCGTTGATGGGTTTCTTCTTAAACCCATGAATTGTCCAATGCATATAAGGATTTTTGCTTCACGTCCTCGCTCCTATCGAGAACTTCCCATTCGTCTCGCTGAATTTGGCACAGTATACCGATGGGAACAATCTGGAGAGCTCAGCGGCATGACACGAGTTCGCGGATTTACTCAGGATGATGCCCATATTTTTTGTACCGAAGAACAAATCGATACGGAAATTCAAAGCTGCCTCCTTCTTGTTCATAAGGTCTTGGAGACCTTTTCCATGCAAGGCTATCGTATCCGGATAGGGCTGAGAGATCCCTCCGCAAAATACATCGGCTCCTCTGAAAATTGGAGTCGCGCTGAGAAGGCTTGTCGAGACGCGGTTGTAAAGTTAGGTATTGCCTACTCAGAGGAGTTTGGAGAGGCTGCCTTTTATGGACCAAAAACTGACTTCGTGGTCAAAGATGTTTTAAATCGTGAGTGGCAGCTTGGAACCATTCAGGTGGATTTTAATCTTCCTCTAAGGTGTGGTTTGTCCTATACAGGTCGCGATGGAAAGTCCCATGTTCCTGTTATGATTCACAGAGCTCCCTTTGGCTCACTGGAACGCTTTGTAGGCATCCTTATCGAGCATTTTGCTGGCAGTTTCCCCCTTTGGATCGCCCCAGAACAGGTGCGTATCTTGCCCATATCAGACAAGTGCTTCGCATTCGCCCAGTCTACTGCAGAAGTGTTGCTAGGCTCTAGTATCCGAACCTCAGTGGATGTGTCCTCCGAGAGGATTAGTTCTAAAATTCGTCTTGCCCAACTAGAAAAAGTCCCTTACATGCTTATCGTTGGAGGGAATGAGCAAGCTTCCAGGAAAGTTTCCGTGCGGAGCCGAAAGTACGGCAGGGAGGGTACCATGTCCATCGGTGAATTTCAACAACGGATCCAGTGCGAAATCGAAAGCTGTAGTCTATGA
- a CDS encoding MotA/TolQ/ExbB proton channel family protein, with protein MRGVELVCLDYAYQFTKMSVILSELFLSCARAPGLKIAAGLIYVLGETSLVGYIVLLTLFLTSILSWSVTLYKLTGLRTAKERNARFVTTFRQGQSPLRIYEERIPFGGSPLFEVYKAGCEELRFQLLSTTTMDEGMHSRVINTKQISPRQIRPIVAAMEQAIVESTLRLESLMIVLSTAVSGAPFLGLLGTVWGVMDVFAGIAVAGNVNLTAMAPGVAGALTTTVAGLLVAIPAMFAYNFLTANIRSMITQCESFAAEFSSAVEHRYVACSNLQ; from the coding sequence TTGAGGGGGGTAGAGCTTGTTTGTCTCGACTATGCCTACCAGTTCACCAAGATGAGTGTTATCCTTTCCGAGCTCTTCCTGTCATGTGCTAGGGCACCCGGGCTAAAAATAGCAGCAGGACTGATATACGTCCTCGGTGAAACCAGCCTTGTAGGGTACATTGTGCTTTTAACCCTTTTTCTTACTTCAATACTGAGTTGGTCAGTGACTCTATATAAGCTGACCGGCCTGCGGACAGCCAAGGAGAGGAACGCTCGTTTTGTCACGACATTTCGCCAGGGGCAATCCCCGCTTAGAATTTATGAAGAAAGGATTCCCTTCGGCGGATCACCATTGTTCGAGGTGTATAAGGCGGGATGTGAGGAATTACGCTTCCAATTGCTGAGTACTACAACCATGGATGAGGGGATGCATTCCAGAGTCATAAATACAAAGCAAATTTCTCCCAGGCAGATACGCCCTATTGTTGCCGCCATGGAGCAAGCAATCGTGGAGTCCACACTCCGGCTGGAATCCCTCATGATCGTGCTTTCTACAGCTGTTAGCGGTGCACCATTTCTTGGCTTGTTAGGAACAGTGTGGGGAGTCATGGACGTATTTGCAGGAATCGCTGTAGCTGGCAACGTAAATCTTACAGCCATGGCTCCTGGTGTTGCTGGGGCATTAACCACTACTGTGGCCGGTTTGCTAGTAGCGATCCCTGCCATGTTTGCCTACAATTTTCTTACTGCAAACATTCGATCCATGATTACTCAGTGCGAAAGCTTTGCGGCCGAGTTTTCCTCGGCAGTCGAACACCGCTATGTAGCCTGCAGTAATTTGCAATAA
- a CDS encoding biopolymer transporter ExbD produces the protein MKRLSSRLRPPLVGELNVTPLLDLAFVLLIIFMIATPFMENSLDLFVPSSSSDKENTPGRRVETITIQRDSSLIFNGKHVTARELEAQLQSLYVKDPEIAIVIRAHGGLSVQRFVHIVDLLGRVGISKVGVVTHQTARRL, from the coding sequence ATGAAAAGGCTTTCCTCAAGGTTGCGACCTCCCCTTGTTGGCGAACTCAATGTCACCCCATTACTAGACCTGGCATTTGTTCTCCTGATCATTTTTATGATTGCCACACCATTCATGGAAAATAGTCTAGACTTATTCGTTCCATCCAGTTCCTCTGATAAAGAAAACACTCCCGGGCGTCGGGTGGAAACTATCACGATCCAACGAGATTCCAGTCTGATTTTTAACGGGAAACACGTGACTGCTAGGGAGTTAGAAGCACAGCTGCAGAGCCTGTACGTTAAAGATCCAGAAATCGCCATTGTAATCCGTGCTCATGGGGGATTGTCCGTCCAGAGATTTGTCCACATTGTGGACCTGCTAGGTCGAGTCGGCATTTCCAAGGTAGGAGTGGTTACCCACCAAACAGCACGGCGGCTTTAA
- a CDS encoding NAD(P)H-dependent oxidoreductase: protein MLSIKEHILTQLHWRYATKKFNLTQRVPEEEWKVLEASLVLSPSSFGMEPWRFFVVSDSETRTKLLPAANNQLQIATAPHLVVFTARQQIDSSDIDALVTRTAWVRHIAPEDLTGLRNVVTGFVNNLSQTTLREWATRQVYIALGQFITTAAILGIDTCPMEGFIPSQVDEVLDLSKTGYSSVLLCPVGYRQINDQHAQLAKVRRRVTDVVIRI from the coding sequence ATGCTGAGCATAAAGGAACATATACTCACCCAGCTGCACTGGCGTTACGCCACAAAGAAATTTAACCTAACTCAGAGAGTTCCAGAGGAAGAGTGGAAAGTTCTAGAGGCAAGTCTTGTTCTTTCTCCTTCCAGCTTCGGCATGGAGCCGTGGAGGTTTTTCGTTGTTAGTGACTCGGAGACACGTACCAAGTTGCTCCCAGCTGCGAACAATCAGCTACAGATTGCAACCGCTCCACACCTAGTGGTTTTCACTGCAAGGCAACAAATAGACTCATCTGATATAGATGCTCTTGTGACACGCACCGCCTGGGTCCGCCACATTGCTCCAGAAGATCTGACGGGGTTAAGAAACGTGGTGACTGGTTTTGTTAACAACCTCTCGCAGACTACTCTTCGCGAATGGGCTACGCGGCAAGTTTACATCGCGCTCGGTCAGTTCATAACAACGGCAGCTATCCTTGGGATAGACACCTGCCCGATGGAAGGCTTTATTCCAAGTCAGGTAGACGAGGTTTTAGATCTTAGTAAGACAGGCTATAGTAGCGTACTCCTCTGTCCTGTTGGCTATCGCCAAATCAACGATCAGCACGCTCAATTAGCAAAAGTTCGCCGTAGAGTCACTGACGTCGTCATACGGATATGA
- the argF gene encoding ornithine carbamoyltransferase, producing MKNLFSIQSLSRKQIADIVERAAVMKLGRGYHSSYPLAGQIWALLFSRPSTRTRISFETGIRELGGDVLFLATSDLQLERGEPIRDTARVFGRMVHGVVIRTPRQEEVEEFAKFSSLPTLNALTDAEHPCQILSDLFTIRESFGSLRELCICFVGDGNCNVARSWIWAATRLRFSLRIAAPTPYQPAAAIRHLVDPSIVSITDDPNMAAQGANVLYTDVWASMGKEEEIDARFVQLEGYQINRKTLSRALPGALVMHCLPAHRGKEITEEVFETHSETIFRQAENRLHTQKAILEWAVQNS from the coding sequence ATGAAAAATCTCTTTTCTATTCAGTCTCTTTCGCGGAAGCAGATTGCTGATATTGTAGAGCGGGCGGCAGTAATGAAACTTGGACGTGGTTACCATTCTTCTTATCCACTGGCTGGTCAGATCTGGGCTCTGCTTTTTTCTAGACCCTCTACGAGAACGCGCATCAGCTTCGAAACTGGCATTCGAGAGCTTGGTGGGGATGTGCTGTTTTTAGCTACGAGTGACCTCCAATTGGAACGTGGTGAGCCCATCCGAGACACTGCTCGTGTGTTTGGGCGTATGGTTCATGGAGTAGTCATCCGTACGCCACGGCAAGAGGAGGTAGAGGAGTTCGCCAAATTTTCTAGCCTACCTACACTTAATGCTTTGACTGATGCCGAGCATCCTTGCCAAATTTTGTCCGACCTTTTTACTATTCGAGAAAGCTTTGGTAGTCTGCGAGAGCTCTGTATCTGTTTTGTGGGGGATGGAAACTGTAACGTAGCACGTTCCTGGATTTGGGCAGCAACCCGGCTTAGATTTTCCCTCCGTATAGCGGCTCCCACACCTTACCAGCCTGCTGCTGCAATACGTCACCTAGTGGATCCTTCTATCGTCAGCATAACGGATGACCCCAATATGGCTGCTCAAGGAGCCAACGTGCTTTATACGGATGTGTGGGCAAGTATGGGAAAAGAGGAAGAAATCGATGCCCGTTTTGTCCAACTAGAAGGATATCAAATCAATCGGAAGACCCTTTCTAGGGCTTTGCCGGGGGCACTCGTCATGCACTGCTTACCCGCTCACCGAGGCAAAGAGATTACGGAAGAAGTTTTTGAAACTCACTCAGAAACTATATTTCGCCAAGCGGAAAACCGTCTACATACTCAAAAAGCTATCCTAGAATGGGCAGTTCAAAACAGCTAG